From Suncus etruscus isolate mSunEtr1 chromosome 6, mSunEtr1.pri.cur, whole genome shotgun sequence, one genomic window encodes:
- the PLEKHN1 gene encoding pleckstrin homology domain-containing family N member 1 isoform X2: MEATSHSRVGQDRPAGTEAGGDGPEHSPALAPPPSCPSLKHHGTPVLPVCLPAGGAAKSRTQTSAALRLPAPPTMGNSHCVPQAPRRLRASFSRKPSLKGVREDSARKLAGLLGKEASPDGDTAADKIFCYIPGTDIPGLQNQLETSEQPFLSIFRKSRRRVPVRTLGKVVHYAKVQLRFQNSQEASDCYLELFPAHLYFQAVGSEGLTFQGLLPLTELNVSPLEGTGEPAFQITGPLPAPLLVLCPSHEELSRWLYHLDKQMALSGGLRRCHSAPPQGPPEDELPWTLQRRLTRMRTLSGRHAGGSAICASRVKLQHLPSQEPCDRLLLLYPNSLAIFSEEPDGLCFKGELPLSAIHINLEEKDKQIRSFLIEGHLINSIRVLCATYEDYSRWLLCLQAVTGSQSFSGLRAPPQVGGSGRGSLSSDGRTSWDSGRPASPSIHTHSLPESTMPPPVSCPAQALPEPGSTSRHKAELRRGSSAHAPRSKARGERSGPVSPLHLDLTKLSVDSGLEAQDPSLETPQSPLYADPYTPPATSHHKITDVRGLDEFLSAMQSSLGTEPPGSFPSVPVSVPVSDPSCGPSKKGNLVSRAAPRHRGSLRGRVPPHPDSPKLVSPRGKEGLPPSTLPSSDGRPSRTHDHHLWDKAPSPSRQQWPRLNVPETEGGPLHWI; encoded by the exons ATGGAAGCAACCAGCCACAGCCGAGTAGGACAGGACAGGCCGGCTGGCACTGAGGCAGGTGGGGATGGCCCAGAGCACAGTCCCGCCCTGGCTCCTCCTCCGTCGTGCCCATCCCTGAAGCACCACGGCACTCCTgtcctgcctgtctgcctgccggCTGGAGGTGCAGCAAAAAGCAGGACCCAGACGTCAGCTGCTCTGCGGCTGCCTGCACCTCCAACCATGGGGAACAGCCACTGTGTCCCTCAGGCCCCTCGGAGGCTCCGGGCCTCCTTCTCCAGGAAGCCCTCCCTGAAGGGAGTCAG GGAGGACAGCGCCAGGAAGCTGGCTGGCCTGTTGGGCAAGGAGGCCAGCCCCGACGGGGACACAGCCGCCGACAAGATCTTCTGCTACATCCCGGGGACG GACATCCCGGGGCTGCAGAACCAACTGGAGACCTCGGAGCAGCCGTTCCTCAGCATCTTCAGGAAGAGCCGGCGGAGGGTCCCCGTGCGGACACTGGGCAAGGTCGTGCACTACGCCAAGGTCCAGCTGCGGTTCCAGAACAGCCAG GAAGCCAGTGACTGCTACCTGGAGCTGTTCCCCGCGCACCTGTACTTCCAGGCTGTGGGTTCCGAAGGCCTCACTTTCCAG GGCCTGTTACCGCTGACGGAGCTGAACGTAAGTCCTCTGGAGGGGACCGGAGAGCCAGCCTTCCAGATCACAG GCCCGCTGCCCGCACCCCTGCTCGTGCTCTGCCCCAGCCACGAGGAGCTCAGCCGCTGGCTCTACCACCTGGACAAGCAGATGGCCCTCTCGGGAGGCCTGCGGCGCTGCCACTCGGCACCCCCGCAG GGCCCCCCTGAGGACGAGCTCCCCTGGACTCTGCAGCGCAGGCTCACCAGGATGCGGACCCTGTCTGGACGCCACGCCGGGGGCAGTGCCATTTGTGCCTCCAGGGTGAAACTGCAGCACCTGCCGTCCCAG GAACCGTGTGACCGGCTGCTGCTCCTGTACCCCAACTCTCTAGCTATTTTCTCCGAGGAGCCCGACGGACTTTGCTTCAAG GGGGAGCTGCCGCTCAGCGCCATCCACATCAACCTGGAGGAGAAGGACAAGCAGATCCGCTCCTTCCTGATCGAAG GTCACCTCATCAACAGCATCCGAGTGCTGTGTGCCACCTACGAGGACTACAGCCGCTGGCTGCTGTGTCTGCAGGCCGTGACCGGCTCCCAGAGCTTCTCAGGACTCCGGGCACCCCCACAG GTCGGGGGCAGTGGCCGAGGCTCACTCTCCTCAGATGGAAGAACCAGCTGGGACTCGGGGCGCCCTGCGTCCCCGTCCATTCACACTCATTCCCTCCCCGAGTCCACAATGCCACCTCCCGTGAGCTGCCCTGCACAGGCTCTGCCC GAGCCGGGCAGCACCAGCCGGCACAAGGCGGAACTGAGAAGGGGCAGCAGCGCTCACGCCCCCAGGAGCAAGGCCCGGGGAGAGCGGTCTGGCCCAGTCAGCCCCCTGCACCTGGACCTGACCAAG CTGAGCGTGGATAGTGGCCTCGAGGCCCAGGATCCCTCTCTGGAGACCCCACAGTCCCCGCTCTACGCCGACCCCTACACGCCCCCGGCCACCTCCCACCACAAGATCACAGACGTCCGGGGCCTGGACGAG TTCCTCAGCGCCATGCAGAGCTCGTTGGGGACCGAGCCCCCCGGCTCCTTCCCTTCGGTTCCCGTGTCTGTGCCTGTGTCGGATCCCAGCTGTGGACCCTCCAAGAAAGGCAATCTGGTGTCCCGAGCAGCCCCTCGGCACCGGGGCTCCCTTCGAGGCCGGGTCCCGCCGCATCCAGATTCCCCAAAGCTC GTCTCCCCCCGAGGGAAGGAAGGGTTGCCACCCTCCACGCTGCCTTCCTCAG ATGGCCGCCCCTCCAGGACCCACGACCACCACCTCTGGGACAAGGCACCGTCCCCCTCCCGGCAGCAGTGGCCCCGGCTCAACGTGCCCGAGACAGAGGGGGGACCCCTGCACTGGATCTGA
- the PLEKHN1 gene encoding pleckstrin homology domain-containing family N member 1 isoform X1, which yields MEATSHSRVGQDRPAGTEAGGDGPEHSPALAPPPSCPSLKHHGTPVLPVCLPAGGAAKSRTQTSAALRLPAPPTMGNSHCVPQAPRRLRASFSRKPSLKGVREDSARKLAGLLGKEASPDGDTAADKIFCYIPGTDIPGLQNQLETSEQPFLSIFRKSRRRVPVRTLGKVVHYAKVQLRFQNSQEASDCYLELFPAHLYFQAVGSEGLTFQGLLPLTELNVSPLEGTGEPAFQITGPLPAPLLVLCPSHEELSRWLYHLDKQMALSGGLRRCHSAPPQRRLTRMRTLSGRHAGGSAICASRVKLQHLPSQEPCDRLLLLYPNSLAIFSEEPDGLCFKGELPLSAIHINLEEKDKQIRSFLIEGHLINSIRVLCATYEDYSRWLLCLQAVTGSQSFSGLRAPPQVGGSGRGSLSSDGRTSWDSGRPASPSIHTHSLPESTMPPPVSCPAQALPEPGSTSRHKAELRRGSSAHAPRSKARGERSGPVSPLHLDLTKVGPGAGLPSVRRAPSKERAPGTCVLPVLPCPQLSVDSGLEAQDPSLETPQSPLYADPYTPPATSHHKITDVRGLDEFLSAMQSSLGTEPPGSFPSVPVSVPVSDPSCGPSKKGNLVSRAAPRHRGSLRGRVPPHPDSPKLVSPRGKEGLPPSTLPSSDGRPSRTHDHHLWDKAPSPSRQQWPRLNVPETEGGPLHWI from the exons ATGGAAGCAACCAGCCACAGCCGAGTAGGACAGGACAGGCCGGCTGGCACTGAGGCAGGTGGGGATGGCCCAGAGCACAGTCCCGCCCTGGCTCCTCCTCCGTCGTGCCCATCCCTGAAGCACCACGGCACTCCTgtcctgcctgtctgcctgccggCTGGAGGTGCAGCAAAAAGCAGGACCCAGACGTCAGCTGCTCTGCGGCTGCCTGCACCTCCAACCATGGGGAACAGCCACTGTGTCCCTCAGGCCCCTCGGAGGCTCCGGGCCTCCTTCTCCAGGAAGCCCTCCCTGAAGGGAGTCAG GGAGGACAGCGCCAGGAAGCTGGCTGGCCTGTTGGGCAAGGAGGCCAGCCCCGACGGGGACACAGCCGCCGACAAGATCTTCTGCTACATCCCGGGGACG GACATCCCGGGGCTGCAGAACCAACTGGAGACCTCGGAGCAGCCGTTCCTCAGCATCTTCAGGAAGAGCCGGCGGAGGGTCCCCGTGCGGACACTGGGCAAGGTCGTGCACTACGCCAAGGTCCAGCTGCGGTTCCAGAACAGCCAG GAAGCCAGTGACTGCTACCTGGAGCTGTTCCCCGCGCACCTGTACTTCCAGGCTGTGGGTTCCGAAGGCCTCACTTTCCAG GGCCTGTTACCGCTGACGGAGCTGAACGTAAGTCCTCTGGAGGGGACCGGAGAGCCAGCCTTCCAGATCACAG GCCCGCTGCCCGCACCCCTGCTCGTGCTCTGCCCCAGCCACGAGGAGCTCAGCCGCTGGCTCTACCACCTGGACAAGCAGATGGCCCTCTCGGGAGGCCTGCGGCGCTGCCACTCGGCACCCCCGCAG CGCAGGCTCACCAGGATGCGGACCCTGTCTGGACGCCACGCCGGGGGCAGTGCCATTTGTGCCTCCAGGGTGAAACTGCAGCACCTGCCGTCCCAG GAACCGTGTGACCGGCTGCTGCTCCTGTACCCCAACTCTCTAGCTATTTTCTCCGAGGAGCCCGACGGACTTTGCTTCAAG GGGGAGCTGCCGCTCAGCGCCATCCACATCAACCTGGAGGAGAAGGACAAGCAGATCCGCTCCTTCCTGATCGAAG GTCACCTCATCAACAGCATCCGAGTGCTGTGTGCCACCTACGAGGACTACAGCCGCTGGCTGCTGTGTCTGCAGGCCGTGACCGGCTCCCAGAGCTTCTCAGGACTCCGGGCACCCCCACAG GTCGGGGGCAGTGGCCGAGGCTCACTCTCCTCAGATGGAAGAACCAGCTGGGACTCGGGGCGCCCTGCGTCCCCGTCCATTCACACTCATTCCCTCCCCGAGTCCACAATGCCACCTCCCGTGAGCTGCCCTGCACAGGCTCTGCCC GAGCCGGGCAGCACCAGCCGGCACAAGGCGGAACTGAGAAGGGGCAGCAGCGCTCACGCCCCCAGGAGCAAGGCCCGGGGAGAGCGGTCTGGCCCAGTCAGCCCCCTGCACCTGGACCTGACCAAGGTGGGCCCGGGAGCTGGCCTGCCCTCCGTCCGCAGGGCCCCATCCAAGGAGCGAGCCCCAGGAACCTGTgtccttcctgtccttccttgTCCACAGCTGAGCGTGGATAGTGGCCTCGAGGCCCAGGATCCCTCTCTGGAGACCCCACAGTCCCCGCTCTACGCCGACCCCTACACGCCCCCGGCCACCTCCCACCACAAGATCACAGACGTCCGGGGCCTGGACGAG TTCCTCAGCGCCATGCAGAGCTCGTTGGGGACCGAGCCCCCCGGCTCCTTCCCTTCGGTTCCCGTGTCTGTGCCTGTGTCGGATCCCAGCTGTGGACCCTCCAAGAAAGGCAATCTGGTGTCCCGAGCAGCCCCTCGGCACCGGGGCTCCCTTCGAGGCCGGGTCCCGCCGCATCCAGATTCCCCAAAGCTC GTCTCCCCCCGAGGGAAGGAAGGGTTGCCACCCTCCACGCTGCCTTCCTCAG ATGGCCGCCCCTCCAGGACCCACGACCACCACCTCTGGGACAAGGCACCGTCCCCCTCCCGGCAGCAGTGGCCCCGGCTCAACGTGCCCGAGACAGAGGGGGGACCCCTGCACTGGATCTGA
- the PERM1 gene encoding PGC-1 and ERR-induced regulator in muscle protein 1, with product MENFQYSVHLSEQEWAEFSATAAECDLLQASLASGDDTDPGDSSGSSPPGPLSHPKGQSAPAGRRGQAGFEEEDKAVTRQLVSRSWHESGPALGASQQTPGTSTGSEVWPSLDSGQSSSFPRPPGVEMQRLLQGPAPRDPVPSAAEEASQSLEAPARNAAPIVAPSSPGATTRSPSRKKRRSAGAKAGGRSGTLGPTPVQGADAGPGGPGPQGEKPLAVAATRTPGTRQEDSRGSEQAALDPPASASASPTKQGQDLLTMTSVAEPCTGSLLGQGGCPDSLGNKSDRPLSTPASKIQPDTPLSAPVSKPQPGSPLSTPASKPQPDSPLSAPAPKPQSDSPLSTSTSKIQSNTPLSTLASKPQPNSPLSTPASKPPSDSPLCTPASKPQSNSPLSTPASKPQPDSPLSAPAPKPQSDSPLPTSTSKVRPNTPLSTPASKPHPDFLLPHPDFLLSAPASKPPSDSPLCTPASKPQSNSPLSTPASKIQPDTPLSMPASKPQSNSPLSMPAIKPQSNMPLSTRASASQSDTLLSIPASKPQPSNPPSTPTSKIQAEVPLWTPVSKPQPDTPLSTPTPKPRLDPDLCSLSPAGQPELGSAPVETAQSSESLPPPGPTAPSGQAALGPGPVPTQEPGPSPVVAPGWSREEPTGGQSAGSPGHPPVGTSAGSAQVSKRKKVRFSMPTPCPEEPGSAGGPAAPSPASVWPSAPRTAVGAGPGAWDAVAVGSRPPQPRILKHLPPPAPFATASYGSRSSFVVTLPEAYEFFFCDTIEEEDEEAEEAAEAPTEVQWPDVCEFFFRDSRAQRPGHRAGVQGSGPEKQQEPITIPEAYEHFLGDGQTSVLEPAVLQLQARVQEPPPQVLAQEAGLNAPRDQLQLALRQAGEPWSPLTPFTVSQKDMCLVFVAFASWAVRTSDLHTPDAWKTVLLANLGTISAIRYFRRQVSRGRRSPPGSRSPSPSS from the exons ATGGAGAACTTCCAGTACAGCGTCCACCTCAGTGAGCAGGAATGGGCTGAGTTCTCTGCCACGGCCGCCGAGTGTGACCTCTTGCAGGCCAGCCTGGCCTCCGGGGATGACACTGACCCAGGGGACAGCAGCGGCAGCAGCCCCCCCGGGCCCCTGTCCCATCCCAAGGGACAATCTGCTCCGGCAGGAAGGAGGGGCCAGGCTGGCTTCGAGGAAGAGGACAAGGCGGTCACCCGGCAGCTGGTCAGCAGGTCTTGGCATGAGTCTGGCCCGGCCCTCGGGGCCAGTCAGCAGACACCGGGCACGTCCACAGGCTCAGAAGTCTGGCCGTCCCTCGACTCCGGCCAGAGCTCATCCTTCCCCCGGCCTCCTGGAGTCGAGATGCAGCGGCTCCTGCAGGGGCCAGCCCCCCGGGACCCTGTCCCCAGCGCCGCCGAAGAGGCTTCTCAAAGTCTGGAGGCCCCCGCCCGCAACGCTGCCCCTATTGTGGCCCCCAGTAGCCCCGGAGCCACGACCCGCAGCCCCAGCAGGAAGAAACGGCGCTCTGCGGGTGCCAAGGCCGGGGGACGCTCTGGCACCCTGGGCCCCACTCCAGTCCAGGGGGCTGATGCCGGCCCTGGGGGTCCGGGGCCCCAGGGTGAAAAACCCTTGGCTGTGGCTGCAACACGGACCCCAGGGACTAGGCAGGAAGACTCTCGTGGATCCGAGCAGGCGGCTTTGGATCcgcctgcctctgcctctgcctctcccACCAAGCAAGGTCAAGACTTGCTCACGATGACCTCTGTGGCTGAGCCTTGCACTGGGTCCTTGCTGGGCCAGGGCGGTTGCCCTGACAGCTTGGGGAATAAGTCAGACCGGCCTCTGTCTACACCCGCTTCCAAGATTCAACCCGACACACCTCTGTCTGCACCCGTCTCTAAGCCTCAGCCTGGTTCTCCTCTGTCTACCCCGGCTTCCAAGCCTCAGCCTGACTCTCCTTTGTCTGCACCTGCCCCCAAGCCTCAGTCAGACTCACCTCTGTCTACATCCACCTCCAAGATTCAATCCAACACGCCTCTGTCTACACTCGCCTCCAAGCCTCAGCCCAATTCTCCTTTGTCTACACCCGCCTCCAAGCCTCCATCGGACTCGCCTCTGTGTACACCTGCATCCAAACCTCAGTCCAACTCGCCTCTGTCTACGCCCGCCTCCAAGCCTCAGCCTGACTCTCCTTTATCTGCACCTGCCCCCAAGCCTCAGTCGGACTCTCCTCTGCCTACATCCACCTCCAAGGTACGACCCAACACGCCTCTGTCTACACCCGCCTCCAAGCCTCATCCTGATTTTCTTTTGCCTCATCCTGATTTTCTTTTGTCTGCACCTGCCTCCAAGCCTCCGTCGGACTCGCCTCTGTGTACACCGGCATCTAAACCTCAGTCCAACTCGCCTTTGTCTACACCCGCCTCCAAGATTCAACCCGACACGCCTCTGTCTATGCCCGCCTCCAAGCCTCAGTCCAACTCTCCTTTGTCTATGCCTGCGATCAAGCCTCAGTCCAACATGCCTCTGTCTACACGTGCCTCTGCATCTCAGAGTGACACGCTTCTGTCTATCCCTGCTTCCAAACCTCAGCCCAGTAATCCTCCGTCTACTCCCACCTCCAAGATTCAGGCCGAAGTGCCTCTGTGGACACCTGTCTCCAAGCCTCAGCCTGACACACCTCTGTCTACACCCACCCCCAAGCCCAGACTGGATCCAGACCTGTGCTCGCTCAGCCCAGCAGGCCAGCCAGAGCTGGGCTCAGCCCCAGTGGAGACGGCGCAGTCCTCCGAGAGCTTGCCCCCACCTGGCCCCACTGCCCCGTCCGGACAGGCTGCTCTGGGTCCGGGGCCTGTGCCCACGCAGGAGCCAGGCCCAAGTCCTGTGGTGGCTCCAGGGTGGTCCCGAGAAGAGCCCACAGGAGGACAATCAGCAGGCAGCCCCGGGCACCCCCCAGTGGGTACCTCAGCTGGCTCTGCCCAAGTCTCCAAGAGGAAGAAAGTGCGATTTTCCATGCCGACCCCCTGCCCTGAGGAGCCAGGGTCAGCAGGGGGCCCAGCAGCCCCCTCTCCTGCCTCAGTCTGGCCCTCAGCCCCCAGGACAGCGGTGGGGGCGGGCCCTGGAGCCTGGGACGCGGTGGCAGTTGGGTCTCGGCCCCCCCAGCCCCGGATCCTTAAGCACCTGCCCCCCCCTGCCCCCTTTGCCACCGCGAGCTACGGGTCTCGGAGCTCCTTTGTGGTGACCCTCCCTGAGGCCTACGAGTTCTTCTTCTGTGACACCATTGAGGAGGAGGACGAAGAGGCCGAGGAGGCCGCGGAGGCCCCAACTGAAGTCCAGTGGCCGGATGTGTGTGAATTCTTCTTCAGGGACAGCCGTGCCCAGAGGCCAGGGCACAGGGCAGGTGTCCAGGGCTCAGGCCCCGAGAAGCAGCAGGAGCCCATCACCATTCCGGAAGCCTACGAGCACTTCCTTGGAGACGGTCAGACAAGCGTGTTGGAGCCGGCTGTCCTTCAGCTGCAGGCCAGGGTCCAAGAGCCGCCCCCCCAGGTTCTGGCCCAGGAAGCGGGGCTGAATGCCCCCCGGGATCAACTGCAACTGGCGCTCAGGCAAGCAG GAGAGCCCTGGAGTCCCCTCACTCCGTTCACCGTCAGCCAGAAAGATATGTGTCTGGTGTTTGTCGCCTTCGCCTCCTGGGCTGTGAGGACGTCAGATCTGCACACCCCGGATGCCTGGAAAACAG TCCTGCTGGCCAACCTCGGCACCATCTCGGCCATCCGCTACTTCCGGCGGCAGGTGAGTCGGGGCCGCCGCAGCCCCCCCGGCAGCCGGAGTCCCAGCCCCAGCTCCTAG